A genomic segment from Nocardia cyriacigeorgica GUH-2 encodes:
- a CDS encoding ABC transporter permease: MTGFLLRRALNYVVLLLLASFLTFSLASLTFRPLDSLEQRNPRPPQSVIDAKAEELHLDEPIPQRYLTWIKGIPQGDFGTTLAGQPVSEELPRRVGVSLRLLIIGSIVGTVLGVLIGAAGAIRQYKFSDYFTTIVSLLILSTPVFLLATLLKYGALEINSLTGQQIFLYTGETSASTIEGFGAQLVDRLQHLVLPTLTLALGGMAGYSRYQRNAMLDVLQSDFIRTARAKGLTRSKALYKHGLRTALIPMATLFAYSLGGLITGATFTEKIFGWHGVGEWLVDSINAQDLYVVVTVTAFAGLVVLVSGLLSDIVYAILDPRVRVS; the protein is encoded by the coding sequence ATGACCGGCTTTTTGCTACGACGTGCGCTCAACTATGTCGTGCTGTTGCTGCTGGCCTCATTTCTCACGTTCAGCCTCGCGTCACTGACCTTTCGCCCGCTCGACAGCCTGGAACAGCGCAATCCGCGGCCGCCGCAATCGGTGATCGACGCCAAGGCCGAGGAACTGCACCTGGACGAGCCCATCCCGCAGCGCTATCTCACCTGGATCAAGGGCATCCCGCAAGGAGATTTCGGCACCACCCTGGCCGGGCAGCCGGTGAGTGAGGAATTGCCGCGCCGCGTGGGGGTCTCGCTGCGGCTGCTGATCATCGGCTCGATCGTCGGCACCGTGCTCGGTGTGCTGATCGGCGCCGCCGGGGCGATCCGGCAGTACAAGTTCAGCGACTATTTCACCACGATCGTGTCGCTGCTGATCCTGTCCACACCGGTGTTCCTGCTCGCGACGCTGTTGAAATACGGTGCGCTGGAGATCAACTCGCTGACCGGCCAGCAGATCTTCCTCTATACCGGCGAGACCTCGGCCAGCACGATCGAAGGCTTCGGCGCCCAATTGGTGGACCGGCTCCAGCATCTGGTGCTGCCCACGCTGACGCTGGCCCTCGGCGGTATGGCCGGCTACAGCCGCTACCAGCGCAACGCCATGCTCGACGTGCTGCAAAGCGATTTCATCCGCACCGCCCGCGCCAAGGGCCTGACCCGCAGCAAGGCCCTCTACAAACACGGCCTGCGCACCGCGCTGATCCCGATGGCCACGCTGTTCGCCTACAGCCTCGGCGGCCTCATCACCGGCGCCACCTTCACCGAGAAGATCTTCGGCTGGCACGGCGTGGGCGAATGGCTGGTCGATTCGATCAACGCCCAGGACCTGTACGTCGTGGTCACGGTGACGGCGTTCGCGGGCTTGGTGGTGCTGGTGTCGGGGCTGTTGTCCGACATCGTGTACGCGATTCTCGATCCCAGGGTGCGTGTGAGTTGA
- a CDS encoding Cof-type HAD-IIB family hydrolase, with protein MEWVTRVQLPKPVLVASDVDGTLIDPEERVTARTKAAVGAVVADGVPFVLATGRPPRWIGPVVDGLGFAPLCVCGNGAVIYDSAADRVLTSWTLDIDTLGWIADLAEEALPGCGLAAERVGASAHDAVTPQFVSSPEYEHAWLNPDDTAVARHEVIDAPAIKMLIRLPGARSGDMLAALAPLVGDRADITYSTDHGLIELSAPGVTKASGLVTVAERLGVDPAAAIAFGDMPNDIPMLTLAGRGVAMANAHPDALAAANEVTTTNAEDGVARVLERWWV; from the coding sequence ATGGAATGGGTGACCCGTGTGCAGCTGCCGAAGCCGGTACTCGTCGCCTCCGATGTGGACGGCACCCTCATCGACCCCGAGGAGCGGGTGACCGCGCGCACCAAAGCCGCCGTCGGCGCCGTGGTCGCCGACGGCGTGCCGTTCGTGCTGGCGACCGGGCGTCCGCCGCGCTGGATCGGCCCGGTGGTGGACGGGCTCGGCTTCGCCCCGCTGTGCGTGTGCGGCAATGGCGCGGTGATCTACGACAGCGCCGCCGACCGCGTCCTGACCAGCTGGACCCTCGATATCGACACCCTCGGCTGGATCGCCGACCTCGCCGAGGAGGCGCTACCCGGCTGCGGCCTGGCGGCCGAACGGGTGGGTGCCAGTGCCCATGACGCGGTGACGCCGCAATTCGTCAGCTCCCCCGAATACGAGCACGCCTGGCTCAACCCCGACGACACCGCCGTCGCCCGGCACGAGGTGATCGACGCACCGGCGATCAAGATGCTGATCCGGCTACCCGGCGCCCGCAGCGGCGACATGCTCGCCGCGCTGGCCCCGCTGGTCGGCGACCGCGCCGACATCACCTACTCCACCGACCACGGGCTGATCGAACTGTCGGCACCCGGCGTCACCAAGGCATCCGGTCTGGTGACCGTCGCCGAACGCCTCGGCGTCGACCCGGCCGCCGCTATCGCCTTCGGCGATATGCCCAACGACATCCCGATGCTCACCCTCGCCGGCCGCGGCGTCGCCATGGCCAACGCCCACCCCGACGCCCTCGCCGCGGCGAACGAAGTGACTACGACCAACGCCGAGGACGGCGTGGCGCGGGTGCTGGAGCGGTGGTGGGTGTGA
- a CDS encoding N-acetylmuramoyl-L-alanine amidase, whose product MPYRKPKRSYVLPVVTTLAVAAPLAALVPSDSDYRTANETQLAAVPAQLAEVVLNSAPDIVLPLRELTGLNLPDLRLSDLRRIPLPASVPVPPGLPLPPGIQLPSEIPLPQFDASQPSAPQIQTVPGRMPTGAQFIADPGLVADPNTPALAPGAVPPELMSEVGAQVKELSRDTPFSVVALTADDLLNTKAMIRAKQPDGTWGPWYEAEPLDTGAADNAAPNGTEGTEPIYVGNTTAVQVLVTRKPAPAAPPQDHGAPIQPTPAAAPADQPQPELKAVLIDPGRGAIDGSLNDVAAALPGGGPTVITRSQWGADESIRCDSPTYDDGLGGVTVHHTAGRNDYSKAESAGIVRAIYTYHAQTLGWCDIGYHALVDKYGQIFEGRFGGLDKAVQGAHAGGFNENTSGVAMMGNYESETPSTPMINAVGRFVGWRTKVAGLDPKGYTTMYSEGTEYTPYAQGEEVRLPIVFAHRDVGNTSCPGDAAYAMMDRIRDIAAGAPGASGSTPPSRQVQSDVAALANLTAKLLTMVNDNIIAKYWASKGGPDGPLGQAASEPMPAAQGQQYAKFVNGYVYSTPDGQAIEVVGKILDRFLELGADAGVLGLPLGNSYPVPDGLREDFQYGSLILNQVTGIVTTVWKTYNDTYQEEMNKPDQVSAPGSPAPAPGAPMAPAPVPAEGQIPAPADAQVPAPAPAEAQAPAPAPADTQTPAPAPADAQVPAPGAPSGSEAPVPAPEAVPTPAPAPAPETPAPAP is encoded by the coding sequence GTGCCCTACCGCAAACCGAAACGTTCCTACGTGCTCCCGGTTGTCACGACACTTGCGGTAGCGGCCCCGCTGGCCGCCCTCGTGCCCAGCGATTCCGACTACCGCACCGCCAACGAAACCCAGCTCGCCGCCGTCCCCGCCCAGCTGGCCGAGGTAGTGCTCAATTCCGCGCCCGATATCGTGCTGCCGCTACGTGAATTGACCGGGCTGAACCTGCCCGACCTGCGCCTTTCCGATTTGCGCAGGATTCCGCTGCCCGCCTCGGTTCCGGTGCCGCCGGGGCTTCCGTTACCGCCCGGCATCCAATTACCCAGCGAAATTCCCTTACCCCAGTTCGACGCGAGTCAACCCTCCGCACCGCAGATCCAGACCGTGCCCGGCCGCATGCCCACCGGCGCGCAGTTCATCGCCGACCCCGGCCTCGTCGCGGACCCGAACACTCCCGCGCTCGCCCCGGGCGCGGTGCCGCCGGAGCTGATGTCGGAGGTCGGCGCGCAAGTCAAAGAACTTTCCCGCGACACGCCGTTCAGCGTCGTCGCCCTCACCGCCGACGATCTGCTGAACACCAAGGCGATGATCCGCGCCAAACAACCCGACGGCACCTGGGGCCCCTGGTACGAGGCCGAACCGCTGGACACCGGCGCCGCCGACAATGCCGCGCCGAACGGCACCGAGGGCACCGAACCCATCTACGTCGGCAACACCACCGCGGTGCAGGTCCTGGTGACGCGCAAGCCCGCACCGGCCGCACCGCCGCAGGATCACGGCGCCCCGATCCAGCCGACGCCGGCCGCCGCACCCGCCGACCAGCCGCAACCGGAACTCAAAGCGGTGCTGATCGATCCGGGCCGCGGCGCCATCGACGGCTCACTCAACGATGTCGCGGCCGCGCTGCCCGGTGGCGGGCCGACCGTGATCACCCGAAGCCAGTGGGGCGCCGACGAATCCATCCGCTGCGATTCCCCCACCTACGACGACGGCCTCGGCGGTGTCACCGTGCACCACACCGCGGGCCGCAACGACTACAGCAAGGCCGAATCGGCGGGCATCGTCCGCGCGATCTACACCTATCACGCCCAGACGCTGGGCTGGTGCGACATCGGCTACCACGCGCTGGTGGACAAGTACGGCCAGATCTTCGAGGGCCGTTTCGGCGGACTCGACAAGGCCGTGCAGGGCGCGCACGCGGGCGGGTTCAACGAGAACACCTCCGGCGTGGCGATGATGGGCAACTACGAGTCCGAGACGCCGTCCACCCCCATGATCAACGCGGTCGGCCGGTTCGTCGGCTGGCGCACCAAGGTCGCCGGGCTGGACCCCAAGGGCTACACCACCATGTACTCCGAGGGCACCGAATACACCCCGTACGCGCAGGGTGAGGAGGTGCGGTTGCCGATCGTGTTCGCCCACCGCGACGTCGGCAACACCAGCTGCCCCGGCGACGCCGCCTACGCGATGATGGACCGGATCCGCGATATCGCCGCAGGCGCGCCCGGCGCGTCGGGGAGCACGCCGCCGTCGCGGCAGGTGCAGTCCGATGTGGCCGCGCTGGCCAACCTAACCGCCAAGCTGCTGACGATGGTCAACGACAACATCATCGCCAAGTACTGGGCGTCGAAGGGCGGCCCCGATGGTCCGCTCGGCCAGGCCGCGTCCGAGCCGATGCCCGCCGCGCAGGGCCAGCAGTACGCGAAGTTCGTCAACGGGTACGTGTATTCGACGCCGGACGGCCAGGCGATCGAGGTGGTCGGCAAGATCCTGGACCGCTTCCTCGAACTCGGCGCCGACGCGGGCGTGCTCGGCCTGCCACTGGGCAACTCCTACCCCGTCCCCGACGGCCTGCGCGAGGACTTCCAGTACGGCTCGCTGATCCTGAACCAGGTCACCGGCATCGTCACCACGGTGTGGAAGACCTACAACGACACCTATCAGGAGGAAATGAACAAGCCGGACCAGGTGTCGGCACCGGGCTCCCCCGCACCGGCCCCGGGCGCCCCGATGGCACCGGCACCTGTCCCGGCCGAGGGCCAGATTCCGGCTCCTGCGGATGCGCAGGTACCGGCACCCGCTCCGGCGGAGGCACAGGCACCGGCTCCCGCACCGGCGGATACGCAAACACCCGCGCCGGCACCGGCGGATGCGCAAGTACCGGCCCCGGGTGCCCCGTCCGGGTCGGAGGCACCTGTCCCCGCTCCGGAAGCAGTTCCCACCCCGGCTCCGGCCCCCGCGCCGGAAACACCGGCCCCCGCGCCGTAG